A region from the Benincasa hispida cultivar B227 chromosome 12, ASM972705v1, whole genome shotgun sequence genome encodes:
- the LOC120092888 gene encoding NAC domain-containing protein 7-like encodes MNCIPHVPPGFRFHPTDEELVDYYLRKKVGSKRIDLDIIKDVDLYRIEPWDLQELCKVAGSEDQNEWYFFSHKDKKYPTGTRTNRATKAGFWKATGRDKAIYARHSLVGMRKTLVFYKGRAPNGQKSDWIMHEYRLETNENATPQEEGWVVCRVFKKRMPTVRKAGDYGSPCWYDDQVSFMPELDSPTTQIFHHPPYPCKQELELHFHAPLHDPAFLQLPHLESPKIPTSSAANSLLPYTYDRDTGITPLYGVEHAVDHVTDWRVMEKFVASQLSNDQDLKQSNYSHGAIFQVPPSSGSTATMSEYERKDMAPEFALASPSSCQVDMWK; translated from the exons ATGAACTGTATTCCACATGTTCCCCCAGGGTTTAGGTTTCACCCAACAGATGAAGAATTGGTTGATTATTACCTCAGAAAGAAGGTTGGTTCTAAGAGAATTGATTTAGATATCATCAAAGATGTTGACCTTTACAGAATCGAGCCATGGGATCTTCAAG aactaTGTAAAGTGGCTGGAAGTGAAGATCAAAATGAATGGTATTTTTTTAGCCACAAAGACAAGAAGTATCCAACAGGGACTCGAACAAATCGAGCAACAAAAGCAGGGTTTTGGAAAGCAACAGGAAGAGACAAAGCTATTTATGCTCGTCATTCTTTAGTTGGTATGAGAAAAACCCTTGTTTTCTATAAAGGAAGAGCTCCCAATGGCCAGAAATCTGATTGGATTATGCATGAATATCGACTTGAAACTAATGAAAATGCTACTCCTCAG GAGGAAGGATGGGTTGTTTGCAGGGTTTTCAAGAAGAGAATGCCGACAGTGAGAAAAGCTGGCGACTATGGCTCGCCGTGCTGGTACGACGACCAAGTCTCCTTCATGCCGGAGCTTGATTCTCCGACCACCCAAATCTTTCACCACCCACCTTATCCTTGCAAACAAGAGCTCGAATTACACTTCCACGCGCCACTGCACGACCCGGCTTTCCTCCAGCTCCCTCACCTAGAAAGTCCAAAAATCCCCACATCTTCCGCTGCCAACTCTCTGCTCCCTTATACCTACGACCGAGACACCGGCATCACTCCGCTTTACGGCGTCGAGCATGCGGTGGATCACGTGACAGATTGGAGAGTAATGGAAAAATTTGTAGCTTCTCAACTCAGCAATGATCAAGATTTGAAGCAATCAAACTATTCTCATGGAGCTATTTTTCAAGTGCCACCCAGCTCCGGTAGCACCGCCACCATGTCGGAGTATGAACGTAAAGATATGGCACCGGAGTTTGCGCTGGCGTCCCCATCAAGTTGCCAAGTGGATATGTGGAAGTGA
- the LOC120068329 gene encoding thylakoid lumenal protein TL20.3, chloroplastic isoform X3, which yields MPSIAELNKYEAETRGEFGIGSAAQFGSADLRKAVHVNENFRRANFTSADMRESDFSGCTFNGAYLEKAVAYKTNFSGADLSDTLMDRMVLNEANFTNAVLVRSVLTRSDLGGAIIVGADFSDAVIDLPQKQALCKYASGTNPVTGVSTRASLGCGNSRRNAYGTPSSPLLSAPPQQLLDRDGFCDQGTGLCEATK from the exons ATGCCATCAATTGCCGAACTCAACAAGTATGAGGCTGAAACCCGTGGTGAATTCGGAATTGGATCTGCCGCTCAATTTGGTTCTGCAGATCTCAG GAAGGCAGTGCATGTTAACGAAAATTTCAG GAGAGCCAATTTCACATCTGCTGATATGAGGGAATCAGATTTCAGTGGCTGTACCTTTAATGGCGCATATCTTGAAAAAGCTGTTGCATACAAGACAAATTTCTCAG GTGCAGATTTGAGTGATACATTGATGGATCGTATG GTACTAAATGAAGCAAATTTTACAAATGCAGTGCTAGTTCGATCAGTGCTGACACGAAGCGATTTAGGCGGTGCTATAATTGTAGGTGCTGACTTTAGTGATGCCGTCATTGACTTACCTCAAAAGCAG GCACTATGCAAGTATGCGAGTGGGACGAACCCAGTAACGGGGGTGAGCACGAGGGCGAGCTTAGGGTGCGGAAACAGCCGCAGAAATGCGTACGGAACGCCGTCGTCTCCTCTGCTCAGCGCACCGCCGCAGCAGCTGCTTGACCGTGACGGTTTCTGCGACCAAGGCACTGGCCTTTGCGAGGCCACTAAATAG
- the LOC120068329 gene encoding thylakoid lumenal protein TL20.3, chloroplastic isoform X2, which translates to MALSSISSLSVKCLPLSSSKSKLPSCLQPRKPISLVSQINPQKDQTQDCSERKHIGKSTEPKRWQKLVSTALAAAAVISFSSGMPSIAELNKYEAETRGEFGIGSAAQFGSADLRKAVHVNENFRRANFTSADMRESDFSGCTFNGAYLEKAVAYKTNFSDLSDTLMDRMVLNEANFTNAVLVRSVLTRSDLGGAIIVGADFSDAVIDLPQKQALCKYASGTNPVTGVSTRASLGCGNSRRNAYGTPSSPLLSAPPQQLLDRDGFCDQGTGLCEATK; encoded by the exons ATGGCACTTTCTTCCATTTCCTCACTATCAGTAAAATGTCTACCCTTATCTTCTTCTAAATCAAAGCTTCCGAGTTGTCTACAACCCAGAAAACCAATTTCCCTGGTCTCTCAAATAAACCCACAAAAGGATCAAACTCAAG ATTGTTCGGAGAGGAAGCACATTGGTAAGAGTACAGAGCCCAAGAGATGGCAAAAGTTGGTTTCAACTGCTTTGGCAGCCGCTGCAGTCATTAGTTTTAGTTCGGGCATGCCATCAATTGCCGAACTCAACAAGTATGAGGCTGAAACCCGTGGTGAATTCGGAATTGGATCTGCCGCTCAATTTGGTTCTGCAGATCTCAG GAAGGCAGTGCATGTTAACGAAAATTTCAG GAGAGCCAATTTCACATCTGCTGATATGAGGGAATCAGATTTCAGTGGCTGTACCTTTAATGGCGCATATCTTGAAAAAGCTGTTGCATACAAGACAAATTTCTCAG ATTTGAGTGATACATTGATGGATCGTATG GTACTAAATGAAGCAAATTTTACAAATGCAGTGCTAGTTCGATCAGTGCTGACACGAAGCGATTTAGGCGGTGCTATAATTGTAGGTGCTGACTTTAGTGATGCCGTCATTGACTTACCTCAAAAGCAG GCACTATGCAAGTATGCGAGTGGGACGAACCCAGTAACGGGGGTGAGCACGAGGGCGAGCTTAGGGTGCGGAAACAGCCGCAGAAATGCGTACGGAACGCCGTCGTCTCCTCTGCTCAGCGCACCGCCGCAGCAGCTGCTTGACCGTGACGGTTTCTGCGACCAAGGCACTGGCCTTTGCGAGGCCACTAAATAG
- the LOC120068329 gene encoding thylakoid lumenal protein TL20.3, chloroplastic isoform X1 — MALSSISSLSVKCLPLSSSKSKLPSCLQPRKPISLVSQINPQKDQTQDCSERKHIGKSTEPKRWQKLVSTALAAAAVISFSSGMPSIAELNKYEAETRGEFGIGSAAQFGSADLRKAVHVNENFRRANFTSADMRESDFSGCTFNGAYLEKAVAYKTNFSGADLSDTLMDRMVLNEANFTNAVLVRSVLTRSDLGGAIIVGADFSDAVIDLPQKQALCKYASGTNPVTGVSTRASLGCGNSRRNAYGTPSSPLLSAPPQQLLDRDGFCDQGTGLCEATK; from the exons ATGGCACTTTCTTCCATTTCCTCACTATCAGTAAAATGTCTACCCTTATCTTCTTCTAAATCAAAGCTTCCGAGTTGTCTACAACCCAGAAAACCAATTTCCCTGGTCTCTCAAATAAACCCACAAAAGGATCAAACTCAAG ATTGTTCGGAGAGGAAGCACATTGGTAAGAGTACAGAGCCCAAGAGATGGCAAAAGTTGGTTTCAACTGCTTTGGCAGCCGCTGCAGTCATTAGTTTTAGTTCGGGCATGCCATCAATTGCCGAACTCAACAAGTATGAGGCTGAAACCCGTGGTGAATTCGGAATTGGATCTGCCGCTCAATTTGGTTCTGCAGATCTCAG GAAGGCAGTGCATGTTAACGAAAATTTCAG GAGAGCCAATTTCACATCTGCTGATATGAGGGAATCAGATTTCAGTGGCTGTACCTTTAATGGCGCATATCTTGAAAAAGCTGTTGCATACAAGACAAATTTCTCAG GTGCAGATTTGAGTGATACATTGATGGATCGTATG GTACTAAATGAAGCAAATTTTACAAATGCAGTGCTAGTTCGATCAGTGCTGACACGAAGCGATTTAGGCGGTGCTATAATTGTAGGTGCTGACTTTAGTGATGCCGTCATTGACTTACCTCAAAAGCAG GCACTATGCAAGTATGCGAGTGGGACGAACCCAGTAACGGGGGTGAGCACGAGGGCGAGCTTAGGGTGCGGAAACAGCCGCAGAAATGCGTACGGAACGCCGTCGTCTCCTCTGCTCAGCGCACCGCCGCAGCAGCTGCTTGACCGTGACGGTTTCTGCGACCAAGGCACTGGCCTTTGCGAGGCCACTAAATAG
- the LOC120068330 gene encoding uncharacterized protein LOC120068330: protein MESSTPEVSMEVQQQNIFALLHFLMECNRNHRLTSRVLEPENYFVSMMKDAVLDSAMIVDSLTVLSLSEDENEIVNVPKEHVEDNLPKFHPPRKGLSAIRSFPPGCGRGAPPVGIRHGSKCLQKNDSRAKKRNGDDEALTKVARKSSGESFSRASPITGRIGSVDYNILEDPLRKTSRNEDRSTGRKFSRGFDNVKSKQGEIATCPEPLAKRVVVQGLTASPNCPWRQGKKTFKSIQTNINLEGKGI from the coding sequence ATGGAGTCATCAACTCCGGAGGTTTCAATGGAGGTCCAGCAACAAAATATTTTtgctcttcttcattttttgatGGAGTGCAATAGGAATCATAGATTAACTTCTAGGGTGTTGGAACCGGAGAACTACTTTGTTTCAATGATGAAAGATGCAGTACTTGATTCTGCAATGATAGTTGACTCACTTACTGTTTTAAGTCTTTCTGAAGATGAGAATGAGATTGTCAATGTTCCAAAAGAACATGTTGAGGATAACTTGCCTAAGTTTCATCCACCTCGGAAGGGTCTTTCAGCGATTAGAAGCTTTCCTCCTGGGTGTGGAAGAGGTGCTCCTCCGGTTGGAATTCGACATGGCTCAAAATGCTTGCAGAAGAATGATTCAAGAGCTAAGAAAAGAAATGGGGATGATGAAGCATTAACTAAAGTTGCAAGGAAATCAAGTGGTGAGAGTTTCTCTCGAGCTAGTCCAATCACTGGCAGAATAGGGTCTGTAGACTATAACATTTTGGAGGATCCACTGAGGAAGACATCTAGGAATGAGGACAGAAGTACAGGGAGAAAGTTTTCGAGAGGATTTGATAATGTGAAATCCAAGCAAGGAGAAATTGCAACTTGCCCTGAACCTTTGGCAAAAAGGGTTGTGGTGCAGGGTTTGACGGCATCACCAAATTGCCCATGGAGGCAAGGCAAGAAGACGTTTAAATCAATACAAACCAACATAAATCTTGAAGGCAAAGGGATTTGA